A window of Oxobacter pfennigii contains these coding sequences:
- a CDS encoding NADH-quinone oxidoreductase subunit B → MGIDKNVSLLEKEMRLKKEEEELLREQINNRVFFTTFEKAIDFCRSNSLWPVSFGLACCAIEMMASGGAKYDISRFGYEVFRPSPRHADVMIVAGTVTEKMAPLLKHLYDQMPEPKYVIAMGSCAISGGPFADSYSVVRGVDEIVPVDVIVPGCPPRPEALIDGFLSLKEKVRNPEVAKVRRNV, encoded by the coding sequence ATGGGAATAGATAAAAATGTATCCTTGCTTGAAAAAGAAATGAGGCTTAAAAAAGAGGAAGAAGAATTATTAAGAGAACAGATAAATAACAGGGTATTTTTCACCACCTTTGAAAAGGCCATAGATTTCTGCCGCTCAAATTCCTTGTGGCCTGTTTCCTTTGGTTTGGCCTGCTGTGCCATTGAAATGATGGCCTCCGGCGGAGCAAAATATGATATATCAAGATTCGGCTATGAGGTTTTCCGCCCTTCACCCCGCCATGCAGATGTCATGATTGTGGCAGGAACGGTGACTGAAAAGATGGCTCCTCTTTTAAAACATCTATATGATCAAATGCCGGAGCCTAAGTATGTCATAGCCATGGGAAGCTGTGCAATTTCAGGAGGTCCCTTTGCAGATTCCTATTCTGTAGTAAGGGGAGTAGATGAAATAGTGCCGGTAGATGTTATAGTACCCGGTTGTCCGCCAAGGCCCGAAGCGTTGATAGATGGTTTTTTAAGTCTTAAGGAAAAAGTAAGAAATCCGGAAGTTGCGAAGGTGAGAAGGAATGTATGA
- a CDS encoding NADH-quinone oxidoreductase subunit D: MSIVETDFETQEYKINLGPQHPSTHGVFRAVLTLNGEQIIKCENHIGYLHRGIEKLAEGKTYSQFAALTPRLDYLAGALNNWGYVYTVEKLMGIEVPKRAEYLRVIIGELQRIASHLVMLSSTSIDLNAVTAWMYGFTAREGILDLIEMVTGSRMTPNYFTIGGVMDDLPYGFDAAVKKAIAELNDRLADIENMVLGNEIFQGRTKNVGVITKDMAMEYGITGPNIRTAGIAHDLRKIAPYSVYDKFDFEVPVLENGDSFDRYHIRILEIRESVKIIEQALDMLPQGDISSKVPRIIKPSPGEVYGQIESAKGILGYYIVSDGSDKPYRLHIHSPSFVNIGIFPKLAAGQSMQNFIATLASFDICLGEIDR; this comes from the coding sequence ATGTCTATTGTTGAGACGGATTTTGAAACCCAGGAATATAAAATAAACTTAGGCCCCCAGCATCCCAGTACCCATGGGGTATTTCGGGCAGTGCTCACATTAAACGGTGAGCAGATTATAAAATGTGAAAACCATATAGGCTATCTTCACAGAGGCATTGAGAAGCTTGCGGAAGGCAAAACATATTCCCAGTTTGCCGCTTTAACCCCCAGGCTGGATTATTTGGCAGGTGCGCTTAATAACTGGGGATATGTGTATACTGTGGAAAAGTTAATGGGTATAGAAGTGCCTAAAAGAGCGGAGTATCTTCGTGTAATAATAGGTGAATTGCAGCGCATTGCCAGCCATCTTGTAATGCTGTCCAGCACCTCTATAGATTTAAACGCGGTCACTGCCTGGATGTATGGCTTTACTGCAAGGGAAGGAATACTTGATTTAATAGAAATGGTAACAGGCTCCAGAATGACACCAAATTATTTTACAATAGGAGGCGTCATGGATGATTTGCCTTATGGTTTTGATGCTGCCGTAAAAAAGGCCATAGCCGAATTAAATGACAGATTAGCGGATATAGAAAACATGGTTTTGGGTAATGAAATATTTCAGGGAAGGACAAAAAACGTCGGGGTTATTACAAAGGATATGGCTATGGAGTATGGAATAACCGGACCTAATATAAGAACGGCGGGAATAGCCCATGATTTAAGGAAAATCGCACCCTACAGCGTTTATGACAAGTTTGATTTTGAAGTTCCAGTGCTTGAAAATGGTGACAGTTTTGACAGATATCATATACGTATCCTTGAAATAAGAGAAAGCGTAAAAATAATTGAACAGGCTCTTGATATGCTGCCTCAAGGTGATATATCTTCAAAGGTTCCAAGGATAATAAAGCCATCTCCGGGTGAAGTATACGGCCAGATAGAAAGCGCTAAGGGAATCTTAGGCTATTATATAGTAAGCGATGGAAGTGACAAGCCATACAGGCTTCATATTCACTCGCCTTCATTTGTCAATATAGGTATTTTTCCGAAGCTGGCTGCGGGACAGAGCATGCAGAATTTTATAGCCACCCTGGCATCCTTTGACATCTGCTTGGGGGAGATCGATCGCTAA
- the nuoH gene encoding NADH-quinone oxidoreductase subunit NuoH: MNILNDIFTKGSAKVRDILIYLGFNGLITDFLMSVIYFVAVAAVVTFNIIFILWIDRRGSGFFQERVGPNRVGPFGLLQSLNDAVKLIGKESIIPEAVDKYVYKLAPIFIFTITIMLYAVLPYGKDMSAVNINVGILYFTAISSMSSIVILMAGWGSNNKYSLIGGMRTIAQIISYEIPFCFSMLGIVMLAGTLNLNEIVASQQKVWYILYQPVAFLVFIISALAELNKSPFDMMEAEQEIVAGYHTEYSGMRFALFFMAEYANLFVMAGLGVTLFFGGWQGPFLPSWLWFMVKTYMMIFFILWLRWSLPRARIDKMMQFNWKFLIPVSMANVFMTGVGLKIIQFIK; this comes from the coding sequence ATGAATATTTTAAATGATATTTTTACTAAGGGTTCAGCAAAAGTAAGGGATATATTGATATATTTGGGATTTAACGGACTTATAACGGATTTCTTAATGTCGGTTATTTATTTTGTTGCTGTCGCAGCCGTAGTAACCTTTAATATAATATTTATTTTATGGATTGACAGGCGCGGTTCCGGATTCTTTCAGGAAAGGGTCGGGCCAAACAGAGTAGGACCCTTTGGGCTGCTGCAATCATTAAATGATGCAGTCAAACTCATAGGAAAAGAATCCATAATACCTGAAGCAGTGGATAAATATGTTTACAAGCTGGCTCCTATTTTTATATTTACAATTACAATAATGCTTTATGCTGTGCTTCCTTATGGCAAGGATATGTCGGCAGTAAATATTAATGTAGGGATTTTATATTTCACTGCCATTTCGTCCATGTCTTCAATCGTAATCCTTATGGCAGGATGGGGTTCAAATAATAAATATTCACTTATAGGCGGCATGAGGACCATAGCACAGATTATAAGCTATGAAATTCCCTTTTGTTTTTCAATGCTAGGTATAGTGATGCTTGCGGGAACACTGAACTTAAATGAAATAGTGGCTTCACAACAAAAGGTGTGGTATATACTCTATCAGCCGGTGGCATTTTTAGTATTCATCATTTCGGCATTGGCTGAGCTTAATAAATCTCCCTTTGATATGATGGAAGCCGAGCAGGAGATCGTGGCAGGGTATCACACCGAATATTCGGGAATGCGCTTTGCATTGTTTTTTATGGCGGAATATGCAAACCTCTTTGTTATGGCAGGATTGGGCGTAACTTTGTTCTTCGGCGGATGGCAGGGGCCATTCCTTCCTTCCTGGCTGTGGTTCATGGTTAAGACCTACATGATGATATTTTTTATTTTGTGGCTGAGGTGGTCCTTGCCCAGAGCAAGAATAGATAAAATGATGCAGTTTAACTGGAAGTTTCTTATTCCTGTATCCATGGCAAATGTGTTTATGACTGGAGTAGGTTTAAAAATAATTCAATTTATAAAATAG
- a CDS encoding SulP family inorganic anion transporter, whose product MISSYIKDIKQEFSGYNLNSLKQDLMAGLTVTAVALPLALAFGVGSGASAAAGLITAIISGLLIAPLSGGSYQISGPTGAMTAILILLSQKYGLNGIWVAGLMAGIIMVAAGFLKFGKVISYIPVPVITGFTSGIAVIIAVGQIDNFFGITSEHTESSLLKLFSYFKNGINPDWPSVILGLIVIGVMVLWPKKWNKVIPSSLAGIGISLIANMFLKLPVAVIGEIPKTLLPDSRLNLMSINLSDIRDMLLPALSISALGMIESLLCGEVGGKMSGEKLDANRELISQGIGNILIPFFGGVPATAAIARTSVAIKSGGKTRLVSVFHSIGLLISMFILAPVMSQIALSALAGVLMVTAWRMNEWHNIKYIFSKKFKSAMAKFLITMTATVVFDLTQAIIIGVVFASLMFLVKISNMEIAIHEVDKARMNGSLNISLNDLLGYIRVVYFTGPIFFATVQQLSSKLKQLDDVRVLILSMRGVPLIDTSGIYALDELIHELSKKNCKLMLCALQPQVKNMLEKSSLSDKIGKDMIFWSADQAIIAAQDIVVA is encoded by the coding sequence ATGATAAGCAGTTACATAAAGGACATAAAACAGGAATTTTCAGGATACAATTTGAACAGCTTGAAACAAGACCTTATGGCCGGCCTTACAGTTACGGCAGTTGCCCTGCCTTTGGCATTGGCTTTTGGTGTAGGCTCAGGCGCATCTGCTGCTGCAGGGCTTATAACCGCAATAATTTCAGGGCTTTTGATTGCCCCCCTTTCAGGCGGTTCTTATCAAATCTCCGGACCTACGGGAGCAATGACGGCAATATTGATACTTCTGTCCCAGAAATACGGTTTAAATGGAATATGGGTTGCAGGTTTAATGGCTGGTATTATAATGGTTGCCGCCGGATTTTTAAAATTCGGCAAGGTAATATCCTATATTCCCGTTCCTGTTATAACAGGCTTCACATCAGGCATAGCAGTTATTATTGCTGTAGGCCAGATTGACAATTTCTTCGGTATAACCTCAGAACATACAGAATCCAGTTTATTGAAGCTTTTTTCATATTTTAAAAACGGCATAAACCCGGACTGGCCTTCTGTAATTTTAGGGTTGATTGTAATCGGGGTAATGGTTTTATGGCCCAAAAAATGGAACAAGGTCATACCCTCTTCCCTTGCAGGCATAGGTATTTCTCTTATAGCAAATATGTTTCTTAAACTGCCGGTAGCGGTAATCGGTGAAATTCCAAAAACTCTTCTGCCAGATAGCAGATTAAACCTTATGTCCATAAATTTATCGGATATTCGGGATATGCTCCTTCCCGCATTGAGCATATCTGCATTAGGTATGATTGAAAGCCTGCTTTGCGGTGAGGTGGGCGGAAAGATGAGCGGCGAAAAGCTGGATGCTAACCGTGAGCTTATTTCCCAGGGTATAGGAAATATTCTGATACCTTTCTTTGGCGGAGTTCCTGCAACAGCTGCTATTGCCCGCACCAGCGTGGCAATAAAATCCGGAGGCAAAACCCGTTTAGTCAGCGTATTTCATTCCATCGGGTTATTGATATCCATGTTCATTCTTGCTCCGGTAATGTCTCAAATAGCTCTGTCCGCTCTTGCAGGAGTCTTGATGGTAACTGCATGGCGTATGAATGAATGGCATAATATCAAGTATATATTCTCGAAGAAATTTAAAAGTGCCATGGCAAAATTTTTAATAACCATGACAGCAACTGTAGTGTTTGATTTGACCCAGGCTATTATAATAGGCGTTGTATTTGCAAGTTTAATGTTTTTGGTCAAGATATCAAACATGGAAATCGCCATCCATGAAGTTGATAAAGCCAGAATGAACGGAAGTTTGAATATCAGCCTCAATGATCTTTTAGGCTATATAAGGGTAGTATACTTCACAGGACCCATATTTTTTGCAACGGTACAGCAGCTGTCTTCAAAGCTTAAACAGCTTGATGATGTACGTGTGCTCATACTTTCCATGAGAGGTGTTCCTCTTATTGATACATCGGGCATTTATGCACTGGATGAGCTTATACATGAACTGAGCAAGAAAAACTGCAAATTGATGCTGTGCGCTCTCCAACCCCAGGTAAAAAACATGCTGGAGAAAAGCTCACTATCTGACAAAATAGGCAAGGATATGATATTCTGGAGCGCTGATCAGGCAATTATAGCCGCTCAGGATATAGTTGTAGCCTAA
- a CDS encoding NADH-quinone oxidoreductase subunit J, whose amino-acid sequence MLVTVIFYVAALLIIFAAIRMVNSTNLVHSTLFMAAAFAGIAIIYILLNADYLAIVQLMIYVGAISVLFVFGVMLTKRKDISISSTFGRYKIGGIIVSLSVFAVFAACLLTFKYVPSNEAAPESSIHAISSLLFNDDAITFEITGMLLLTATIGAIVIGRGVKEQK is encoded by the coding sequence ATGCTGGTTACCGTAATTTTTTATGTGGCAGCGCTTTTAATTATTTTTGCAGCCATAAGGATGGTTAATTCCACAAACCTGGTTCACAGCACCCTTTTCATGGCGGCTGCTTTTGCGGGTATCGCAATTATATATATATTGCTTAATGCGGATTATCTTGCAATCGTTCAATTGATGATTTATGTAGGTGCCATATCGGTGCTCTTTGTTTTTGGCGTAATGCTGACCAAACGCAAAGATATAAGTATAAGCAGTACCTTCGGCAGATATAAGATAGGAGGTATTATTGTATCCTTAAGTGTCTTTGCAGTTTTTGCAGCTTGTCTTTTAACATTTAAGTATGTTCCTTCAAATGAAGCTGCTCCGGAGTCTTCAATCCATGCAATATCATCATTATTGTTCAATGATGATGCCATAACTTTTGAAATTACGGGAATGCTTTTATTAACTGCCACCATTGGGGCAATTGTAATCGGGAGAGGAGTGAAGGAACAGAAATGA
- the nuoL gene encoding NADH-quinone oxidoreductase subunit L: protein MLGNVLAIQMLPLIAFILIVFFTKKYKFLSACISLAAAAISALLSIIVLVNILSGRAPVEVSINWLDIPTMGAIKGLNIEMGLLIDPLSSLMLVIVTFVAFLVILYSFEYMKGDEGYSRYFAYISLFTFSMLGLVVSSNFFQIFVFWELVGLCSYLLIGFWFHKKSASDASKKAFITNRWADFGFMIGIILLFIKYGTFNFNELIILVAANDLPSNILIAALIFMGPIGKSAQFPLHVWLPDAMEGPTPVSALIHAATMVAAGVFLIARSFVIFEGLPHILTAMAYIGGFTSVFAAVIAITQDDIKKILAFSTLSQLGYMIMAMGMGNITAGMFHLTTHAFFKALLFLGAGSIIHALDNQNIFKMGGLKEYMPLTCYTFITGSLALSGIFPLAGFWSKDEILSTALKSGHTGLYILGTFVAFLTSFYMFRMIFTAFFGKKRSDYHAHEGSIFMKLPLVLLSVLSVITGFVNSPWFYNAFNKSFGTFIFYKEAEMPDVDITVAAVSTFAALFGIFLAWLMYRKEVIHASAIKKKWKGLYNLIYNRFYIDNLYAFLFEKVMLGAGRAFDVIEHKLIDGVFDGFAKTIGFAGKKIRLIQTGYLQSYALVMLSAVVVMAIILCAPYLGGAFK from the coding sequence ATGCTAGGTAATGTTTTAGCAATCCAAATGCTGCCTCTTATAGCATTTATATTGATCGTATTTTTTACAAAGAAATATAAATTTTTAAGCGCTTGTATTTCATTGGCTGCTGCGGCAATTTCCGCACTTTTATCCATAATAGTTTTAGTAAATATTTTATCCGGAAGAGCACCGGTGGAAGTAAGCATAAATTGGCTTGATATACCGACAATGGGTGCCATAAAAGGTTTAAATATAGAGATGGGTTTACTTATAGACCCTCTTTCATCATTAATGCTTGTAATAGTGACGTTTGTAGCCTTTTTAGTAATTCTTTATTCCTTTGAATATATGAAGGGAGATGAAGGATATTCCAGGTATTTTGCATATATTTCCCTCTTTACCTTTTCGATGCTGGGTCTTGTTGTTTCAAGCAACTTTTTTCAGATCTTTGTATTCTGGGAATTGGTAGGTCTTTGCTCTTATCTTTTAATAGGCTTCTGGTTTCATAAGAAATCAGCATCGGATGCCAGCAAGAAAGCCTTCATAACAAACAGGTGGGCGGATTTTGGTTTTATGATCGGCATTATTTTATTATTTATTAAATATGGCACATTCAATTTTAATGAGCTGATCATTCTTGTTGCTGCGAATGATTTACCTTCCAATATACTCATTGCAGCCCTTATATTTATGGGGCCTATAGGAAAATCAGCACAGTTTCCCCTTCATGTATGGCTTCCCGATGCCATGGAAGGTCCTACACCGGTGAGCGCCCTTATTCATGCGGCAACTATGGTGGCGGCAGGTGTCTTTCTTATTGCCAGAAGCTTTGTTATATTTGAAGGATTGCCCCATATTTTGACTGCAATGGCTTATATAGGCGGCTTTACTTCAGTTTTTGCGGCAGTTATCGCAATTACTCAGGATGATATCAAGAAAATACTTGCTTTTTCCACCTTAAGCCAGTTAGGTTATATGATAATGGCTATGGGTATGGGCAATATAACCGCCGGCATGTTTCATTTGACAACCCATGCATTTTTTAAGGCACTGCTCTTTTTAGGTGCCGGAAGTATAATTCATGCTCTCGATAATCAAAACATATTTAAAATGGGTGGCTTAAAGGAGTATATGCCTTTAACCTGCTATACCTTTATTACAGGCTCTTTAGCGCTGTCGGGGATCTTTCCTCTGGCAGGCTTTTGGAGCAAGGATGAAATATTAAGCACAGCATTAAAAAGCGGCCACACAGGCTTATATATATTGGGTACCTTTGTGGCATTCTTGACCTCCTTTTATATGTTCAGGATGATTTTTACTGCCTTCTTCGGTAAAAAGCGCTCAGACTACCATGCCCATGAAGGAAGCATTTTTATGAAACTGCCCTTGGTATTGCTTTCAGTTTTGTCTGTAATTACAGGTTTTGTTAATTCTCCATGGTTTTATAATGCATTTAACAAAAGCTTCGGCACATTTATATTTTACAAGGAAGCGGAAATGCCTGATGTTGATATAACTGTTGCGGCTGTTTCTACTTTCGCTGCACTCTTTGGAATATTCCTTGCCTGGCTTATGTATCGTAAAGAGGTTATACATGCAAGTGCAATTAAAAAGAAATGGAAAGGTTTATATAACTTGATATACAATAGGTTTTATATAGACAATTTATATGCTTTTTTATTTGAGAAGGTTATGTTAGGAGCAGGACGCGCCTTTGATGTAATTGAGCACAAGCTTATAGACGGAGTTTTTGATGGTTTTGCCAAAACCATTGGGTTTGCCGGTAAAAAGATACGCTTGATACAGACGGGCTACCTTCAAAGCTATGCTTTGGTAATGCTTAGTGCCGTGGTTGTAATGGCAATTATTCTATGTGCTCCATACTTAGGAGGTGCATTTAAATAA
- a CDS encoding NADH-quinone oxidoreductase subunit A produces the protein MLRDYGILGIFLLGGMAFGFVILITNWLVRPRKPSHEKETTYECGLDTQGPTWVQFKINYFLYALLFVLFDVETVFLYPWAVAFNSVGLFALVEMCIFIAILALGLWYAWKKGALEWE, from the coding sequence TTGCTCAGAGATTACGGTATACTTGGCATATTTTTGCTGGGCGGCATGGCCTTCGGATTTGTTATTTTAATCACCAATTGGCTGGTTAGACCCAGAAAACCCAGCCACGAGAAGGAAACCACCTATGAGTGCGGGCTGGATACTCAGGGACCTACCTGGGTACAATTTAAAATAAACTATTTTTTATATGCCTTATTGTTTGTTTTATTTGATGTGGAAACGGTATTTCTTTATCCCTGGGCGGTGGCATTTAATTCTGTAGGCTTATTTGCCCTGGTTGAAATGTGTATATTCATAGCTATCCTTGCTTTAGGCTTATGGTATGCGTGGAAGAAAGGAGCATTGGAATGGGAATAG
- a CDS encoding NADH-quinone oxidoreductase subunit C, which yields MYDIISIVSELNKHFIEGLEISENGQSIYVKSKSIVNVMKLLKEEFDIVRLSDMTAVDYEDRYEVVYHLSDNEAEMLTLKVKLDKNNMIIPTITHVFKYANEQEREIYDLMGIVFKGHENLKRILCPDDFVGHPLQKSFKLSPAKRF from the coding sequence ATGTATGATATTATTTCAATAGTAAGTGAGCTGAATAAACATTTTATCGAGGGACTTGAAATTTCAGAGAATGGGCAATCTATATATGTAAAGAGCAAAAGCATAGTAAATGTTATGAAGCTTCTAAAAGAGGAATTTGATATTGTAAGGCTGTCGGATATGACAGCAGTCGATTATGAAGACAGGTATGAAGTCGTATACCATTTAAGCGATAATGAAGCAGAAATGCTTACACTGAAAGTGAAGCTTGATAAAAATAATATGATAATACCCACCATTACTCATGTTTTTAAATATGCGAATGAGCAGGAGAGAGAAATATACGATTTGATGGGTATAGTGTTTAAAGGGCATGAAAACCTGAAAAGGATTTTGTGCCCTGACGATTTTGTCGGGCATCCCTTGCAGAAGAGTTTCAAGCTAAGCCCGGCAAAGAGATTTTAG
- a CDS encoding SpoVR family protein — protein sequence MEYTGQELMSWCETIEGAAKDFGLLFYPQEFEIIGHKEMIGYEAYVGMPSRYPHWSFGKSFERTESLYKYNLTGLPYEMVINSDPCLAYLMKDNTLLLQILTIAHVYGHNDFFKNNRLFKEGTRASYTLEMFKNNAGMVREYINDPSIGYDEVEKVLNAAHAVRFQVNRVVGIAKMPHPGVKNEASEDDLMGFIMAYGNLTEWQKNILNVVRKETLYFIPQIETKIMNEGWASYWHYKILNMLNLPNSLHIEFIKRHNDVIRPAMGRINPYHLGFEMYKDIEKRYGIEKIFEIRMLERDDSFIRRYLTKDLCHDLNLFQYIKEDDDYFVDEISDDSGWQKIRNTLCSNSGMGMMPDIKVDSISKHNNALVLNHIHEGRDLNSAYTEATLKHIYDLWGYPIQLNTKLKHKNIQYFCDDSKKVTLNYVG from the coding sequence ATGGAATACACAGGACAAGAGTTGATGAGCTGGTGCGAAACAATTGAAGGTGCTGCAAAGGATTTCGGCCTTCTGTTTTATCCCCAGGAATTTGAAATAATAGGCCACAAGGAGATGATAGGCTACGAAGCTTATGTAGGAATGCCATCAAGGTACCCTCACTGGAGCTTTGGAAAATCCTTTGAGCGTACAGAGTCATTGTATAAATATAACCTTACGGGACTGCCTTATGAAATGGTGATAAATTCAGATCCCTGCCTGGCATATTTAATGAAAGACAATACCCTGCTTCTGCAGATTTTAACCATTGCTCATGTATACGGCCATAATGACTTCTTTAAAAATAACCGCCTTTTTAAGGAAGGCACCAGGGCTTCATATACCTTGGAGATGTTCAAAAACAATGCAGGTATGGTGAGGGAGTATATAAATGATCCAAGCATTGGTTATGATGAGGTTGAAAAGGTATTAAACGCTGCTCATGCCGTAAGATTTCAGGTAAACAGAGTAGTAGGAATAGCAAAAATGCCCCATCCAGGCGTTAAAAATGAAGCCTCGGAAGATGATTTAATGGGATTTATAATGGCTTATGGCAATTTGACGGAATGGCAGAAAAATATTTTAAACGTTGTGAGAAAAGAAACCCTTTATTTCATACCCCAGATAGAAACAAAGATAATGAATGAAGGCTGGGCAAGCTACTGGCATTATAAAATACTCAATATGCTGAACCTTCCCAATTCCCTTCATATTGAGTTTATAAAGCGGCATAATGATGTAATAAGGCCGGCCATGGGAAGGATTAACCCTTATCATTTAGGCTTTGAAATGTATAAGGATATAGAAAAAAGATACGGCATTGAAAAGATATTCGAAATAAGGATGCTGGAGAGGGATGACTCTTTTATAAGAAGGTATCTTACAAAAGACCTTTGCCATGATTTGAATCTCTTCCAATATATCAAGGAAGATGACGACTATTTTGTTGATGAAATATCCGATGATTCAGGCTGGCAAAAGATAAGAAATACATTATGCAGCAACTCCGGAATGGGGATGATGCCTGATATTAAGGTAGACAGTATATCAAAGCACAATAACGCCCTCGTACTCAATCATATCCATGAGGGCAGGGACTTAAATTCAGCCTATACTGAGGCTACATTAAAGCATATATATGACCTTTGGGGGTATCCCATTCAACTGAACACAAAGTTAAAACATAAAAATATCCAATATTTTTGTGATGACAGTAAGAAGGTTACATTAAACTATGTAGGGTAA
- a CDS encoding class II aldolase/adducin family protein yields the protein MDNILELKKDVLNIAKASYNIGLVVGTSGNASAYDPECMLLAITPSSMDYGVMKLEDIVVIDLEGNIVHGNLMPSSEWRMHAVLYKHKRDIKAIIHTHSPYATSLGVLGKSIPLILIEMIPSIGGDIPVAEFALPGSAELGFEALKVLDKRYGCILKNHGTLAVGRSLNEAYFRALYMEDAAKIYHHALSLGTPQLISEEDEEAMRRIFNMRL from the coding sequence ATGGACAATATTTTGGAATTGAAGAAGGATGTCTTAAATATAGCTAAAGCTTCCTATAATATTGGATTGGTTGTCGGAACCAGCGGAAATGCCAGTGCTTATGATCCGGAATGTATGCTTTTAGCCATAACCCCCAGCAGCATGGATTACGGAGTAATGAAGCTTGAGGATATTGTGGTAATAGACTTAGAAGGCAATATAGTCCACGGGAATTTAATGCCTTCGTCGGAATGGAGGATGCATGCGGTTTTGTATAAGCACAAAAGGGATATTAAAGCTATCATACATACCCATTCCCCCTATGCCACAAGCCTTGGAGTGCTAGGCAAAAGCATACCGCTTATATTGATTGAAATGATTCCCTCTATAGGCGGGGATATACCAGTTGCGGAGTTTGCGCTTCCTGGATCAGCGGAATTGGGGTTTGAAGCTTTAAAGGTCTTAGACAAAAGATACGGCTGTATTTTAAAGAACCACGGCACATTGGCTGTAGGGAGAAGTCTTAATGAAGCTTATTTCAGGGCTTTATATATGGAAGATGCCGCAAAAATATATCATCATGCCTTAAGTTTGGGAACGCCTCAGCTAATATCAGAAGAGGATGAGGAAGCCATGAGAAGAATATTCAATATGAGATTATAA
- a CDS encoding NuoI/complex I 23 kDa subunit family protein, whose amino-acid sequence MYGLGIVKGMGITMKRFFKKKVTVQYPDVKPVLPERSHGSLGFDFDKCIACNMCADACPNGVIKVDFTKDEKGKRVLKDYNMNLGYCLFCGLCVKACPKDAVYFKKDFHMVCYQKCDTAYHWDRHEITNSAEDLPVDNIRDIEGKPISQGV is encoded by the coding sequence TTGTACGGTTTAGGTATAGTTAAGGGAATGGGTATAACAATGAAGAGATTCTTTAAAAAGAAGGTGACAGTACAGTATCCCGATGTGAAACCTGTATTGCCGGAAAGATCTCACGGTTCCTTGGGATTTGATTTTGATAAATGCATAGCCTGCAACATGTGTGCAGATGCCTGTCCTAACGGTGTCATAAAAGTTGATTTTACAAAGGACGAAAAAGGAAAAAGAGTTCTTAAAGACTACAATATGAACCTCGGTTACTGCCTTTTTTGCGGTCTTTGCGTAAAAGCCTGCCCTAAGGATGCCGTATATTTTAAAAAGGACTTTCATATGGTATGCTACCAGAAATGCGATACGGCATATCACTGGGACAGACATGAAATAACTAATTCAGCTGAAGATTTGCCCGTGGATAATATAAGGGACATAGAGGGTAAACCCATAAGTCAGGGGGTATAG
- the nuoK gene encoding NADH-quinone oxidoreductase subunit NuoK codes for MITLHHYLILSAALFCIGLYGATSKKNAIAVFMGVELMLNSANINIVAFNHYLKPNVLSGHVFAIFVIAVAAAEVAVGLAIILSLYRHRKSTNVDDIDLLKW; via the coding sequence ATGATTACCTTACATCATTATTTGATATTGAGCGCAGCTCTCTTTTGTATAGGCTTGTATGGTGCAACTTCTAAGAAAAATGCCATTGCGGTATTCATGGGAGTGGAGCTTATGCTGAATTCAGCAAATATAAATATCGTGGCTTTCAATCATTATTTAAAGCCTAATGTATTGTCAGGACATGTATTTGCCATCTTTGTGATTGCAGTTGCTGCAGCTGAAGTGGCGGTAGGCCTGGCAATTATATTGTCCTTATATCGCCACCGCAAATCCACCAACGTTGACGATATAGATTTATTAAAGTGGTAG